The Cynocephalus volans isolate mCynVol1 chromosome 5, mCynVol1.pri, whole genome shotgun sequence genomic sequence AGGTTGACTGGGTTTTGTTGTCATTAATTCACCACCTCCTAGAACACTGATGTGTCTACTCATGGTAGACATAATTGCTGTCTGAAAAATgcgtaagaaaaaatatttttattatcagaaaTAAGATAGCTCtccaagaaaacaagaaaatttcaTAATGCCAGTACCCAGAAAGGTTACTATGTCCCTGTGTGTACTTGAGAATGTCAGAAGTAATTTCTACACTTGACTCTTTGATAAGCTATATGACAGATGTAAATTCTTGGAAAAGTCAAACAAACCACACAatctacattttcctttttttattaaacttttaattCCAAGAAAAAGACAGGTTAAATGTGATTAGAAATTTGATTTCATATCAGATCCTAATAAAAAGGAATAGATTTTAACTAAGCCTCCTCATACgagtttgattttttatttagcatatataatttggaaaacattaattAGCTTCATAATAGCCAGTATCAACATTTAGGTGAGGCATTCTTTTGTGGTAAATCTCGACAAGTTCCATTGGCATGTGCTTGGCATCCATGCCTGTTTTATTAAAACCTGAAaatcttccttgcctcttctaaaCCTTTTTCATCTATGGGAGGCTTCCTCTGGCTGCCAGGCTGTAGAAACTTCTTCACAGTGGGGAGGTTGCTGATTCTGGTTTTCAGAGCCTGCAATCCACAAGAACATAGCATCAGAGTGAAACTCAAAGCTCAACCCATTGTTGACATAACCCATGCGATCAGAGACCCTCCTAGAAAAAGACTCACTGAGTCCGCTCCACCAGCACCAGTACAGGGGCTGGAAAACAGACTCCGGTGAGAAATGAAGGTAGGAGGAAGAAAACATAGCTCAGTAGCATTTCCCCGGAGGGTGTCTTTCAGACATTATGCACTTCACAGTCTTCCCCTTTTTCCTTACACTATTAATCCTATTGATTCATGGCTCTTGTGCAATACAGAGAACAATGAGTCTGTCGGATATTGACACAGATAAGTCTCCAAGCAAGAGAaatgaagatgtggaaaaattgagatggaaaagaagacacaaaataaaaggggggtggggggtgtggacAGTGAAGGCTGGAGAGGGCTGGGGTCAGAATGTCACCAGCCCAAGGGTCCAAATATGAGATTCCAAGATGGGAGATGTGGGGCTGCCTCTCTAGGGGCATAAAGCAGATCACCTTCAGCAGAGGGAAGTTGCTGATAAGGCTGGGGTCAAGCTCTTCTACACAGTAGAGAAGTTCAACCAGGTGAATGTCAGCCCGGCTCAGCCTGTTGCCAACAAGGTAGTCTTGTCCGTGGCTCTTCAACACCTGCCAATTCGAGGAATCAGATGGTGAACACGCACAGTCAGGCTGGGCCCTGCTTCTCCCTGAGCCTCTGCAGCCTGACTCTCCCACCTCTGCTGCCTCACCAGGAGGGTGCAGAGCTCCAGACCTTTCTCCACCAGCCCTGATTCATGAGGACAGCGTGAAATGGGTTTGCTCACTTCTCAGTTGAAGACCAGGCTACCATTTGCTGTCATTCCCACATCGCTGCGGGATCCCAGCCTCACCTGCATCTTCCACAAGTTCCTGCAGCACCAAGTGTCTGTCTACCCCACACCCTACAAGGCTGCGGCCCTGAAACTTCAGGACATGGCTTTccactctgctctctctctccagtCCCACTTGGGCAGCGACTCCACTTCGTGACAGCAGAGTCTGTGATTCTCCTCTCGTCTGCTCTTCTCACCTCCTGGCCTCTCTCTCTGGGATCTGAAGGAAACCTGGGTGAACCTGAATCCGTCATCTCCCTTGCAACGTTGGCTCTGCCTTCTACTTACACTGTGATAAGCTGCATGCTGGATGGCCTAGGGATGATCTGCACTGATGTCTGCAACTTTCCTTGAATGCATGAAAAATGTATGTTTAATTGATTGAGAGAAGGGCAGAGAGACGGGCATCTATGATAAAGCAAACATAATAAGATGCTAGTGTTGCTATCGGGATGGTGGGTATGCATGTGTTCATTGTACATTTCTTCCAACTTTTCTTGGTGTATAAATTTcctcaaaagaaaattttgtggtaatatgtaatatttattaaaatattccagCAGTGTGCAAATCATCAAGAACAaggagaaaaaacacaaatggcACCACCAAGTAAAATAATATGTTGGTAAATACCTTTTTTTATAGTATAGAAGTATGGATAATTGGTTATTTGgtacaaaaacaaatattgttCATTTCTGTTATCATGGGGCTCTTCAATTTCACAGTATAAATTTAATTACACTGTAATAACTGTAGAGCTTGTCACCCTGTGAATGTGCCCTAAACTGTCAGAACCACAAGGGCCAGCAGGCGTAACTGAGGATCTGATTGCTCTTAAACACTTCCCTCCTTgcacagggcctgacacacaagcaataatttaacaattgttggatgaatgaaagaatgatcTAATACTTTAGAAAGAAGCATTAggtattagtttttctttcttttagcctcCGGtatattttaataccattttttagGTTTAACATTTTTAGTTAGCACAATTTCAATTAGTTTTGACCTTGAAATGGTCTCTTTTTACATTGGAAACATTAACTGAGCTAGATACTAAGTAACCAATGATGGaacttttttctttagttttcatgGCTTTCCTGTAAAGTCTGAAAGTCATGTCTCCAAATTCtgtagattatttttttcttaacatctcTTCATCTAATTCTTCCTCATCATCCCTCTGCTATGATCCCTATTTACATATTTCTCATCCATTCCTGAAACACTACAATATTCTCCTGATGGGCAGCTGGTCTCGTGTCTCCATACATGTGGTGCCAGAATGTTTTCTGCTGTATTGCTTTCATCACGGTCCTCTTGAATCAAAGCCCATGGTGATCTGCAGGATCTAGCCCCACCTCTAGCGTGGCTCAGAGCCTTCCTCAACCCAACGGCTTAATATGACTCTGAAATTCTGTTGAAGAAAATGCTAGATTGAGATCAAGGTAACAAAAACTTTGCTGAAAAGTTATAACTTGGGTATCAGTGGTATGATTCTTCTTCACagtccatttttataaaatgatttgaGAGTCAGAGTCCTGTACTGATGTTCAGGAAGTGTCCTTGGAATGAAGGTCAATGTCCCATGAATATGCGGGCGCTATTTTGATTCTCTAAACTCAGGGCCCCAAATCATTGAACAGCTTCACTTACTTTTTCAAAGGCAGGGAAATAGCgatttgttgttttgtctttggTCAGAGCAATCTTTGCATCTTTTTGATCAGGAGGACAAAAGGGCAGAAGCATGATCATTTCACTCAAATCTGCCACACCTTCTGCATACATTTCAATCCTGAAAGACAGATACAAACAGTCAAAGCCTCCTGCCTTAGACTATGGTTCAAAAACCCAAGAGAATAGAGTGTCAGGTGATAGCAAAGTAATTTGCCTCCAGCAGGTGACCTTTATATGCCAGTCATTATTCTACGATTTTTACTTATACATTAACATGTACTTCTTAGACAACCTATCAGCATAtagatatatgtttaaaaatttcataaaacaCATGACCAAATACAGGTAGAAAGAGCATCAGTGACTCAGCCAGAGCCCAGACATGAGAGAAATTCATGGAATCCCTTCAAGTAACCACTGACACTATACACAGGGTGTGCTATCTCTGCTGTTGTTGCTTCTGTGCATAAACTTAGAGTGGTCCCCATGACCAAAGGCCTGCCTCCTGAGCAATCTCACGTGCTACTGCCCCATTCTAGCCACGTTGGTATTTCTCAAGATCCCACCTAAAATATCCCCTTACATGGTGCAATTCTTTATAATATTACAACCAGTGCACATTACAGgagacctttttttccttttgttttaaactGGGTTTTCCACAATACTTTCTAAAATAACAACTTCGTTAACACACATTCACATACCATAATTTTCACCCCTTTAATATATACTATTCAGTGGTGTTTATGCATTCACAGAATTCTGCAACTAAAACCACATTCTAGTTCCAGATGTTTTTATCACCcaaaagaaatcctgtacccaTTGTCAGTCACTCCTCACTTCCCCCCAACCCTCACCACCCGAGCCCCAGCCAACAActaaatctgctttctgtctccctGGATTTGAATATTCTGAACATCTCATTCAAAAGAAATCCTACAATAGGTGTCCtcctgtgtctggtttctttgacgtaacataacattttcaaggttcatccatgttgtagcatgcaccACTACTTCATTCCTTCTCGGGGCCGTGTAATATGCCATCGTGTGACTATTGTGTATTTTGTTCCTCCATTGATCCATCAGTGGATatctgagttgtttccaccttttgaatATCATTAATAATGCTGGTATTTGCATTGTACATTGTGCACAAGATTTCATGTGGATGTGTTTTTGATTTTGGGGGGGATATACTTAGtagaggaattgctgggtcgtatggtaactctacatttaactttttaaggaagtGCCCAATTTCCATccaagattttattttcaatcaCGCAATCCCATCATGACAGGGAGGAGACGCCCAAGCTTTGTGGTATTGAATATATCTGGCTGCTTCAAACCTATATCAAAATGCTCGAGGTTACCCTGGCATCCTGGGCACCAGCCTCTACTAACCCTTGCCAAATTAACCAGTCCATATATTGGCTGATAACAGGTTCTTGGCCATCAGTCTTGTAATTTTGAACTTGAGAATGAGCTCCTTTGGCTCCTTCCTTTCCAAGGCCTTCTCTGCTAGACACTCAGACACTTTGTCCCTTGTCCTGAGCTGCCAGCTGGAGTCCCCAAGCCTTTAACGGCCCGAACACCTGGAGTCATGCTTCTGGCATACTCCTGACTCATGGCTCATCAGTGTTTGGAACCCTCTGTCACATGCTATATCCACGGACTGCATCCTCTTCTAATAGCACACTTGCCTGAATCCATCCCACGTttattcttccccctccccacaggACTCTGCGATCCTGGACCTCAGTCTACACACCCAAGGCCCAGGCCACTGCTCGTCCCGATGTCCCTGGCatggtcctgctcactccaggGAAGACCTAAATCATCCCTGTGTTATCTGTTGATGTCAGATCAGAAAATAGACCGTACAGGGCTCTCTCCTTCATGTCTTTCCCGTTGAGGTTGTACTTGGTGGCGATGTAGTTGAGAATGGCTCTGGTCTGCACCAGCTTCATCCCGTCAATCTCAACCATGGGCACTTGCTGGAACATCAAACTCCCATCTTTGGAAATAACGAcagaagaaaaagagtgaaatgtCTATGAGTCCAAACTTTCAGGATGAAAATTGTTTGCTGAAATGACCAAAgatataaaatgaggaaatttttTTCACCTGGTAATTTTTCAGCTGAAATAGCACTTTAGTTCCAGAttcctagttcttttttttttttttctgtaatagcCCCTTTTTACTTCTTattctgttatttcatttatgtttttatttcccacCCAGATACATGGTTGGTACCTGTAATTTTTGTGTTTAGTTTTTCTCCATGAATATTTTAGGAAGGAGTTGGGAGGGGCTGAACTGAGCCACCAGCCAGATGCCATTTAAAATGGGAAGTTCCCCAAGTCTCATGGTGTTCACGGCATCAAGGCCAGTTCTAAGAGAGAAATCTCTCTAGAGCCCTCAGTGTGCTGTGCAAATAACCCCACTACAATGGGTGTGACCCCATGGCTGCTGGCCCTTGCTCTTTATCTCTTTCCTCCCACTCTCACTTGGACTCCCAACTAAGTCAACACCACCTCATATCTAAGTCCATAGGATTGCTAGGATACCACTTTGTCaaacccataaaaaaaaaatggactcaAGGTGACTGCCACAGCTATCCTTTTGTCTGTGCATGTCTTTGTGTGTCCTGGACAGGGAGGGCACTGTGGGATCCTGAGCCGATTCTAGCTCATTCGCGCTGCAGAAACATGAGGAACCAAGGAGAGGGCATTCTTGGGGCACAGGGATGGTTCCTTTTGCAAATATTCAGAAAGGTCAACCCTGTCTAAGCTCTGAGAGAGTGGCAAGACCTGTTCAAGCGGCCTCACCGCTTACATTTTAGGCACTCTGCTCCCCCTCTACCACCCCAACTACCACCCTACAGACACATAGGCATTGCCTCGTGATAAACCTCCACTTATACCTTCCCCTGGATGCCCTCATCAGAGGCATTTGGATACTTGGTCTTACCGTTTCTTAACTTTTCCAAATCTTCTGCAGTTTTTATAAATTTCTCTTCAAACTGGAGGTAGAAACAGTAAATAAGTTCATATTAGTTGATTCCATAGCATTAAAGGCTTTTAAACTTGAGGGGGCCCCTGTCTGGTACATAATATGGAGAAGTCAGATTTCTGAGTTTGTCAGCATCCACAGGGCAGTCTGGTCATGGCCATCTGTAAATTTGGATTAGATCCGTCAAGAAAAGGGCATTTATCACTGCACATAGCTTTCTTGTAGTTCACTTCAGCTCCAACTTGACCTCACCCATGTCCATGGTTTGGTCATGGTTTGGAAGGGGATGACACTGGAGTGAAGGGACTGGGCAGTTTTCTAGTTATGGTGTTGCAATATTTAAGGAAAGCCTGTGTCTCCAAGTGAGATCAGACCACAGCCTTATATGTCTCCACCGTGAGGTTTGCCACAGGCTAaatgaactcccacaattttgcCACCAAGGGTCCTCTGGTGGCAAAATTTACATCACTTCTTTCCATTATCATAGTTTATAAGGAATTATTTTGTTGAAGAAATCACCTGGAATGGCTCTCTTTGGattgtttgtgtgcttatttctTCATGAAATTGAGAAAGGATTAGGCTAAAGTCCCATGCACTCATGAAGGAATTGGGAAAGAGTAATCTCAAGGCTTAGGTAAACACGTTGCTATGAAGCTGAAGGGAATGTACTAAAAGTTCCCTTCACAGGTCATCACCTCAGCCTGAAACTCCCCCTTTCTGCTGCCATCTGAACTGAAAGATCTCCTGACTTTGTCCATGACTCACTCCCCAGGAAAACCCTCACACAGTTGCTGGGTGCCTCTGGTGTGGTCTGAGATGTGTTTTTCTCAGTGTCACCTCTAGAGGACAGCACTCAACCGAGTCACATAGAAACCTACCAGCATTTCCTGTTCAAACaccagaaaaatgtcattttaaccCTGTGAAATGCTTGGATGTTCTTCTAGATGCTCCCACCTCTCATTTTAATCTCCTACTTACTTATCTGCATCGTCACAGGTACATGGGACTGCCCGAGGGCAAGgaccatgtctgttttgttcactgggTATCCCCAGAACCTGGCACAAAACCTGACCTACTAGGTGCTCAACAAGATAATTGGTGAGTGAATGTTCTCACTCTTTCACATGCAGTTTATTATAATCCACTCACTGCCCATACTCATGGTTTATATTTCACATCTAATCACATttagtttcatttatattttgttttgttatgtaaATTTATAGCATgaattaaaaatacacagaaaatactATGACCTTTGTTTCAGTCACCCAGCTTTAATAATTAACAACACGAGCCTATCTTGTTTCATCTATATGCCCAGCCTCTCTCCCCACCTGGATCTAATATGAAATAAATCTGAGGTATCATTATCTCATCCTAAATACTTCAATGTGCAACTCTAAAACATAagaactactttaaaaaataacatcacacctaaaatcacacacaaaatCACGCTAAAAAATTATCAATAGTAACTCTTTAATATCATCTACTATTCAGTCAGTATTCAGCTTTCTAATTGCTATATAAGTGTCATccattatattttatagtttgtttaAATCCAAATCTAAATAAGGTCCATACAGTGTGAttagttgatttttcttttttttcttttaaaaatatcttttaattgtttatgTGCTCTTTCATGggcagatatttaaaattttcatttggtcAAATCAATGCATTCTTTCCTTAATAGCTggggatatttttatttaagacaAGATTATTCACAGGTCATCTAGTATGGAAGTCTCCTGAATTAGAAAAGTACTTTGACTATTATATTATGACCAAAGGCAGAaacagatgaaacaagattggcttGAATTGGTAATTATTACAGATGGGTGACTGAAACAAAGAGGATCATtgtattttctgtgtatttttatacATGCTATAAATTcacataataaaaaagtaaaatataaatgggtacaaaactatgctatctaccccaagtgaatcattgtgtagtgtatgcatgtattgaaacaacacactataccccacaaatatgtagaaataaatgttaaaatatttaaaattttaaaaatacataataacatacaactttataaaaaagtaaaatacatatgAGACTAAATGTgtttaaagttaaaatataaaccaTAAATGAGTGTTGGGAAGAAGTGGATTAACAAACGTCATGTTTAAAAGTGAGTACATTCATTCAGCAATTATCTTGTTGAGCACCTAGTAGGTACCAGGTTCTGATTAGAAAAGTATAGTCAATTTTAGATCCGAGTTAAGATGACCTAATTCAGAGCCTACCTCCACTCCAGCTGCAGCCAGGAGCCACCGGATGGATTCCATTCTGCCCCGTCCATCGAAGTAGTGAAGCTTGGGCTTCCCCGCCATGATAGCAGTCTCCTGGCTTCTCTaaagctgaatgaatgaatgaaaccatGGAATCAAAGATGTACTGTAGGATGCATGGTTGAACAGGACCAACAATACAGAGGGAGCGAGTATCTGCATTCTCACGGCAGAGTTGGAGGAGTCCCAGGAAGGCTTTCCTTGGCCCATATTCTCACCCATCTGTGGCCACCAGAGTAAAATTGCATGGAACAAGTCTCATGTTGCCATCTGTCCTCACCTTGAGGACCTAAATAAACCAGCCTAGATCCTACACAGGTGAAGACCTCGGGAGCTTGGGAGAGGGCCTGGAAACCAGAGGACATCACTGACAGGAGAAGACAGAGGAGGCAAAGTCACTCCGCTCTAAGGCTGTTAGGCTGTATTTGTTCATAAGCGTTAACTGGGGCTTAGTCTTGCCCTGACTGGTACCAAAACCTAAATTCTCCTCACAGAAGGtgctcatttctcttttctattggaattttatatttttccactgctgggtaaattttattttacagtctAGAAAAACGATTGTTTCTGCATTAACTTTTAATATAaggaaagaaattaacattggtttGTTGTCTATGACACAATAGGCAATTTCTCATTTTTACCCTCATTTAACCATTATAAAAATTACCTGATGTAGATCTTGTTAGTATTCTAAGTTGAGGTTACTGATATTTACAGAGGTTATGCAACATGGTGAACCTTGCATTCAAACACAAAgtttttgaaattcaaaatttcaaatcagt encodes the following:
- the LOC134377834 gene encoding glutathione S-transferase A1; the protein is MAGKPKLHYFDGRGRMESIRWLLAAAGVEFEEKFIKTAEDLEKLRNDGSLMFQQVPMVEIDGMKLVQTRAILNYIATKYNLNGKDMKERALIEMYAEGVADLSEMIMLLPFCPPDQKDAKIALTKDKTTNRYFPAFEKVLKSHGQDYLVGNRLSRADIHLVELLYCVEELDPSLISNFPLLKALKTRISNLPTVKKFLQPGSQRKPPIDEKGLEEARKIFRF